Proteins found in one Misgurnus anguillicaudatus chromosome 3, ASM2758022v2, whole genome shotgun sequence genomic segment:
- the LOC129431184 gene encoding uncharacterized protein encodes MEPVLSLPWIGEVVPRDEMKPPAPVKEGFPEWKDLWYTVDFSASRKETTTPPSTSAGGPHQENIKDHETKDLKARAEILVFDVVRFFGCGYVSAEFRFKVGRTLVDFALTSEEACSLVRKTLDREMLRLRKEESSPLKLIHLYRFIKRYPMIFVGMKCQLSSWVLEDLYDSDLSSEDESDEVVPAAAPAPADPPAVILPSPPPAPAPAPADPPAVVLPSPPPAPAPADPPAVILPSPPPAPAPAPADPPAVVLPSPPPAPAPADPPAVILSSPPPAPAPADPPAVILPSPPPAPAPADPPAVILPSPPAPAPADPPAVILPSPPAPAPADPPAVILPSPPPAPAPADPPAGVLPSSSVSQSSPPDGSTAPVETPQPQTPPSSQQNKADEVENMEVETSLPSPPSPPDGSTAPVGPPQTPPSSQLNKADEVEHMEVETSYSSPPSSPDGSTPPVAPPQLQTPPSSQQHNADEVEDMEVETSLISPPSPPDGSTAPVAPPQPQTPPQPQTSSSYQQSNEMELTSIMARLCLTETDIKAQ; translated from the exons ATGGAACCAGTGCTGTCTCTGCCGTGGATCGGTGAGGTGGTCCCCAGAGATGAAATGAAGCCACCGGCCCCCGTGAAAG AAGGTTTTCCAGAATGGAAAGACCTCTGGTACACGGTGGACTTCAGTGCATCTCGTAAGGAGACCACCACACCACCATCCACAAGTGCAGGCGGCCCACATCAG GAGAACATCAAGGACCACGAGACTAAAGATCTCAAGGCGAGGGCGGAGATTTTAGTCTTTGATGTGGTCCGTTTCTTCGGATGTGGTTATGTTTCTGCAGAATTCCG ATTTAAGGTAGGGCGAACATTGGTGGACTTTGCCCTGACCTCTGAGGAGGCATGTAGTCTCGTGAGGAAGACTTTGGACCGGGAGATGCTCCGTCTTCGTAAAGAAGAGAGTTCGCCCCTGAAATTGATTCACCTTTACAGGTTCATAAAGAG GTATCCCATGATTTTTGTAGGCATGAAGTGCCAACTTTCTTCATGGGTCCTTGAGGATCTTTATGATTCAGACCTCTCTTCGGAGGATGAATCTGATGAGGTTGTACCTGCTGCTGCCCCTGCTCCTGCTGACCCTCCAGCAGTGATCCTTCCCTCTCCACCTCCTGCACCTGCACCTGCTCCTGCTGACCCTCCAGCAGTGGTCCTTCCCTCGCCAcctcctgcacctgctcctGCTGACCCTCCAGCAGTGATCCTTCCCTCTCCTCCTCCTGCACCTGCACCTGCTCCTGCTGACCCTCCAGCAGTGGTCCTTCCCTCTcctcctcctgcacctgctcctGCTGACCCTCCAGCAGTGATCCTTTCCTCGCCAcctcctgcacctgctcctgctgaccctccagcagtgatccttccctctcctcctcctgcacctgctcctGCTGACCCTCCAGCAGTGATCCTTCCCTctcctcctgcacctgctcctGCTGACCCTCCAGCAGTGATCCTTCCCTctcctcctgcacctgctcctGCTGACCCTCCAGCAGTGATCCTTCCCTCGCCAcctcctgcacctgctcctGCTGACCCTCCAGCAGGGGTTCTACCCTCCTCTAGTGTGTCTCA aTCTTCACCTCCGGATGGGTCGACTGCTCCGGTTGAGACGCCTCAGCCCCAGACGCCTCCATCCTCTCAG CAAAATAAAGCTGACGAGGTGGAGAACATGGAGGTGGAGACTAGTTTACCATCTCC accTTCACCTCCAGATGGCTCAACCGCTCCGGTTGGGCCGCCGCAGACGCCTCCATCCTCTCAG CTAAATAAAGCTGACGAGGTGGAGCACATGGAGGTGGAGACTAGTTATTCATCTCC acCTTCATCTCCAGATGGGTCAACCCCTCCGGTTGCGCCGCCTCAGCTACAGACGCCTCCATCCTCTCAG CAGCATAACGCAGACGAGGTGGAGGACATGGAGGTGGAGACTAGTTTAATATCTCC accTTCACCTCCAGATGGCTCAACCGCTCCAGTTGCGCCTCCTCAGCCCCAAACGCCTCCTCAGCCCCAAACGTCTTCATCCTATCAG CAAAGTAATGAGATGGAGCTGACATCAATAATGGCCAGACTCTGTCTCACAGAAACTGATATTAAagctcagtaa